In Nerophis ophidion isolate RoL-2023_Sa linkage group LG02, RoL_Noph_v1.0, whole genome shotgun sequence, one DNA window encodes the following:
- the rdh5 gene encoding retinol dehydrogenase 5 produces MEFIYDLLGDNAWLYILGTLTVIWVAVWLYRDSLEIEELADKYVFVTGCDSGFGNLLCKKLERKGFRVLAGCLTEKGADELKRMTGPYLKTVLLDVTSQDSIQKAMEWTKKEVGDNGLWGIVNNAGRSLPMGPTEWMKVEDFHSTLKVNMNGTIAMTMTFLPLVKKGRGRVVNVASVLGRVAANGGGYCISKFAVESFSDCLRRDINYFGVRVCIIEPGFFKTAVTSLDPIEKELHRLWDQLSPEVQASYGDKYLDKYIKIQRFIMNAICDGDLTKVTACMEHALTAVYPRTRYSAGWDAKLLWIPLSYMPSCVVDIGLKLVLPRPSKSV; encoded by the exons ATGGAGTTTATTTATGATCTTTTAGG GGACAATGCTTGGCTGTACATCCTTGGCACCCTCACGGTGATATGGGTGGCAGTGTGGCTGTACAGAGACAGCCTGGAGATCGAAGAATTGGCCGACAAATACGTCTTTGTGACCGGCTGCGACTCGGGCTTTGGTAACCTGCTGTGTAAGAAACTGGAGCGAAAAGGTTTCCGCGTGCTGGCCGGTTGCCTCACGGAGAAGGGAGCCGACGAGCTGAAAAGGATGACGGGACCGTACTTGAAGACAGTCCTGCTGGACGTGACCAGTCAGGACAGCATCCAGAAAGCCATGGAGTGGACCAAGAAAGAGGTTGGCGATAATG GACTCTGGGGTATCGTGAACAACGCTGGCCGGTCATTACCCATGGGCCCCACCGAGTGGATGAAAGTGGAGGACTTCCACAGCACGCTCAAGGTCAACATGAACGGCACCATCGCCATGACGATGACCTTCCTGCCCCTGGTCAAGAAGGGCCGCGGGCGCGTGGTGAACGTGGCGTCGGTGCTGGGCAGGGTGGCGGCCAACGGGGGCGGTTACTGCATCTCCAAGTTTGCTGTGGAGTCTTTCTCCGACTGCCTCAG GAGAGACATCAACTACTTCGGAGTTAGAGTGTGCATCATCGAACCGGGCTTTTTCAAGACCGCCGTGACCAGCCTGGATCCCATCGAGAAAGAACTGCATCGCTTGTGGGACCAGCTCAGCCCGGAAGTGCAAGCCAGCTATGGCGACAAGTACCTTGATAAGT ACATCAAGATCCAGCGGTTCATCATGAACGCCATCTGCGACGGCGACCTCACCAAGGTGACGGCCTGCATGGAGCACGCCCTGACCGCCGTGTACCCGCGCACTCGCTACAGCGCAGGCTGGGACGCCAAGCTGCTCTGGATCCCGCTCTCGTACATGCCGTCCTGCGTGGTCGACATCGGGCTCAAGCTGGTTCTGCCCCGTCCGTCCAAAAGTGTGTGA